From the genome of Mycobacterium kansasii ATCC 12478:
CGGAAACTGGGGCAACGCAAACCTGGGCAGCGGAAACCATTCCAGCAACAACTTCGGCTTCGGAAACTGGGGACCCATGAACATGGGATCCGGCAACCACGGCTCCTACAACATCGGCTTCGGCAACTTCGGTAGCAAGAACCTCGGCTTCGGGAACCATGGCAACAACAACATCGGCTTCGGGCTCACCGGCGACAACCAGGTCGGCATCGGCGGGCTGAACTCGGGCATCGGCAACATCGGCTTCGGGAACTCGGGCAACAACAACATCGGGCTGTTCAACTCGGGCGACAACAATTTCGGCTTCTTCAACTCGGGCAGCGGTAATTTCGGATTTGCGAACTCCGGCAATATCAACACGGGTTTCTGGAACGCGGGCAATTGGAACACCGGCGCCGGCAACGGGGGCAACCTCGATTTCGGCTTCGGCAACGGGGGCATCAAGGACGTGGGCTTCGGCAACGGCGGGTCCGACAACATGGGCTTCTTCAACTCGGGCGATTTCAACACCGGCGACTTCAACTCGGGCGGCGGCACATTCGGCACATCGGCTGGAAACAGCGGCTCCTTCAACTCGAGCCCGAACAACACGGGCTTCTTCAACTCGGGTGCCACCAACACGGGCCTGTTCAATGCCGGCAGCGTGAACACGGGCTTCGGCAGCTCGATCGATCAACCCGGTTCGGTCTCGGGCTTCAACAACACCGGCACCGACGTATCGGGCTTCAACAACACCGGTCCCGCCACCTCGGGCTTCCAGAACACGAACACGGGCCTCGGCTTGAATTCGGGCATCGGCAACTCGGGCGACGGCGACGCGGGCTGGTTCAACTCCGGCACCATCAACTCGGGCTGGTTCAACAAGGGCACCAACGACTTTGGCCTGGCCCACTCCGGTGAGCTGGTCTCGGGCATCGCCAACGCGGGTATGTTCAGCTCGGGGTTCTTCAACACCGGTGACAACCAGTCGGGCTTCTTACATGCGATCTTGCCGACGGTAGCCCTTCCGGCCTTGCCCCATCTGTCCGTGCCGGCGATCAGCATTCCGGGGATCAACACCGGCTTTGGGAACACCGGCAGCTGGAACTTGGGCATGGGCAACATCGGTGATTTCAACCCCGGTAGCGGAAACACCGGTGACTTCAACTTCGGTAGCGGAAACACCGGTGGCTTCAACGTCGGTAGCGGAAACTTCGGCAACGCCAACCTGGGCAGCGGAAACCGCGGGTTCTTCAACCTGGGTAGCGGCAACCTGGGCACCGCCAACTTCGGCATCGGCAACTTCGGCGATCTCAACCTGGGCTTCGGAAACCTCAACAACGGTAACGTCGGCTTCGGTAATTTCGGCGCCGGAAATGTGGGCAGCGCAAACCGGGGCAGCTTCAACTTCGGCGGGGGGAACTTCGGTAGCTCCAACGTGGGCAGTGGAAACCACGGCTCCCACAACCTGGGCTTCGGCAACCTGGGCAACAACAATTTCGGTTTCGGCAACCACGGAAACAACAACATCGGCTTCGGGCTCACCGGCGACAACATGATCGGCATCGGCGGATTGAACGCCGGCGCCAACAACATCGGCTTCGGGAACTCGGGCAACAACAACATCGGGTTCTTCAACTCCGGCGACAACAACGTCGGCTTCTTCAATTCGGGCAACGCTAACTACGGTTTCGCGAACTCCGGCAGCGTCGACACCGGTTTCTGGAACACGGGCAGCCATAACACGGGCTTCGGAAACGGCAGCGACAGCAACTTCGGATTCGGGAATGCCGGACGTTTCAACGTGGGGGCCGGCAACTCGGGCCTTGACAACATGGGCTTCGGAAACTCGGGTACGCGAAACACCGGCAGCTTCAACAGCTTCGCCGGGGACGGGGTCAATACGGGCTGGTTCAACTCGGGCAACGAGAACACGGGCTGGTTCAACTCGGGAGACCTCAACACCGGGCTTTTCAATGCGGGCAGCGTGAACACGGGCTTCGGCAGCTCGATCGACCAACCCGGTACGGTGTCGGGCTTCGGCAACACGGGCACCAACATGTCGGGCTTCTACAACTCGGGCACCGATACCTCTGGCTTCCAGAACTCGACCGGCGGCGCCTATGTGTCCGGTGTCCAAAATACGGGTAATGGCGCGCTGGCGGGCTTCTTCAACACCGGCATTGCCAATACGGGCATCGCCAACTCCGGCAGTGACAACGCCGGCGTCGGCAACTCGGGTAGCGACAATTCGGGCGTCCAGAATTCGGGCACGTTCAGCTCGGGTGGCTTCAACACCGGGGACAGCCAGTCCGGGTTCTTCCACTAAGCACGGTGAGATCCGGCGGTCTGGCTCAGTGCGACGACTGTGCGGCATGCTCAGCCAGGTCGACAACCGGCTGCGGCGTACGCCAACAACGCTGGCAACTCAGGCAACGCCAGGGCGGCGCATTTCGATCACGGGCTGACAACCAGGGGGCATCCTGCACCAGCCCCGACGAATCGGCTGCACCGGTTTCCGTCTGTGCCGGCGGCGACGCCTGTCCTGCACTCGGCCGGTTCGGTGCCCCGTTTCTTTCGGACCGGTTGAGAAGCCCGCTGCGACGCGACGCCAGGGGCATGGGGGAGCGGCACATCGACTATGTCAGCTGGCCGGTTCGGCGTGGGAGATCGGTGCCCCAGTCAAAAGTATTGGCAGAGAGTGGCTTTCAGCGCTTTACGGTGCGGTGGCCACTCGGGAAGCGTCGCACACCAAGGACGAGCGCAGCCGAGAGCAACACCGCAGCGCCGGCAACTGCGAGTTGGACGCCGCGAATGAACTCTTTGTCCGCGACGCGCACGATCGTCTGCTCCTGCTGTGACGTCGTCGGGTGTCCGGGCCCGATTTCAGCAGCGTGAGCACGCGGATTCGCGCCGTCGACCACCGAAGAAAGAACCGACGCGCGCTCAGCGGGATCACTGATCACGTCATCCAAACGCTCCGGCAGAGCGACGCTCAGCCAACCCGCGAGGATCGAACCAAGCAAGGCGACACCGAAAATGCTGCCCAGTGACCGCTGCAGATTGATCAGTCCGGCAGCCATACCGGCTCGATGATCGTCGACCTCGGTCATTGCGATATGCAATAGCGGGGTGGCGCACCCGCCCGCCCCCGCTCCGAACAACGCCAGGCCGGCAACCACTACTGGCATCACGCGACCAATGGCGATCCCGAAGAGCGCCAGCCCGACAATCATTGCCGCCAGACAAATCAGCACCGGCAGCCTGGGGCCCCAGCTTTCCACCGCCCGCCCCGCCAGTAGGCTCGCAATTCCAAATCCCACTGGAACCGGCAACATCAACAGACCCGCCTGCAGCGGAGTGAAGCCACGCACGTTCTGGAAATGCTGGGTGATAACCATCAACGTCCCGAAATAACAGGACATCACCACGAAGTAGACCACCAGCGCCGACCGGTAGACCGGGTGGGTAAACAACTGAAGATCAATCAGCGGAAACACGGCGCGACGCTCGTGCTGGACGAAAAACCACAGTAGCACGAACGCGACCGACAGCAATATGACCATTAGTCCGGGCTGTCGGTCCGCCCTCGGCGCCTCGATGATCGCGTACGCGAGCAGGGCGACCGCGGGAGCAAACATCAGTTGTCCCGGCCAGTCCAGCTGGGTGGGATCGGGATCCTTGGATTCGGTCACGCTCAGACGGGTCAGCAACCAGACGGCCGCTCCCAGCGGCACGTTCACCGCGAAGACGCTACGCCAGCCCATCTCCTCTACCAGAATTCCGCCCAATGCCGGGGCTGAACCCGCGCCGATGCAGCCAATGGCCATCCAGCCGGCTATGGCCCGCGCTTTCATCCCCGGATCGGGGAAAGCGTGACTCAGCAATGCAAGCGAGAGCACCGAAATGAAGGCCGCGCCCACGCCCTGGACGACTCGCGCCACCGTGAGTATTCCCAGGCTCACCGGTACGGCACAGATCATGGACGCGGCGGCGAATACCCCCAGCCCGATGAAAAATCCGCGCCGGCGCCCATACCGATCGCCCAGCAAGGCGCAACTCATCAGCACGGCAGCCATACCGAGGCTGTAGCCGGCGACCGCCCACTGAAGACCTTGCTCACCCGTCTTGTAAACGGCTTGGATGCTGGGCAACGCAACGTTCACGATGTTGATGTCCACAAACACCATGAAGATTCCGAGACCGGTCGCGACAACGGTCATCCGCTGGCGCGGTGTCATCGCCTGATGTGAAACCTGTGCGACCGTCATTTCACTCCAATTTTCACGACTGCTGCCGAACAGCGATCGCCCGATATTCAATATCTGTCGGCGGAGCCAGACACCATTTCTGCGGTTTCATGTCCACGAAGCGCTCCTCGCGAATAGCCCGACTTCGCCGCGTGGATATGTGGTCGTTGAATCTATCAGCAGCCGGCGACCCTGGTGTGCCAATTAGGAAATCGGGCAGCAGCCGGAACGAGGGTGGTCGCGGCGGTCCCGGACACCGCTGAGCGCGGTGCCTGGACAGCACCGTCCGGGCGCTAGTGCAGCAGCTGCGCGGCTTGCTCGGCCAGATCGAGCACCGGCTGCGGGAAGATCCCCAAAACCACTGTGACGAGGGCGCATATGGCGATGGCGGCCTTGCTCAGCACGCCCGGTGCCACCACTTGCGGTGTGTCGTGGGTGCCTTCGGTGAAGAACATCAGCACGATCACGCGCACGTAGAAGTAGGCGGCGACCCCGCTGGCGATCACACCGATGATCACCAGCGGCACCGCGCCGCCCTGGGCCGCGGCCCTGAACACCGCGAACTTGCTGATAAAGCCACTGGTCAGTGGGATGCCGGCGAACGCCAGCAGAAACATCGAAAGCATTACGCCCACAATGGGTGAACGCTGACCCAGCCCCGCCCAGTGCGACAGGTTGGCGTCCTCGACGCCTTCGGTGTTGCGGATCAGGCCCACGATGGCGAATGCGCCCACCGTGGAGAAGCTGTAGGCGACCAGATAGAACAACGTTGCCGACAGGCCGGCTTGGTTGTCGGCGATGACGCCGGTGAGGATGAAGCCGACGTGTGCGACCGACGAATAGGCGAGCATCCGTTTGACGTCGGTCTGGTTCACCGCGGTGATGGTGGCCACCGCCATGGTCAGGATCGAAATTGCCCACAGCACCGGGCGCCACTGGTCGTGGAGCGGCGGCAGCGCGACATAGACGACGCGTAGCAGTGCGCCGAACGCCGCGACCTTGGTGGCGGCCGCCATGAATCCCGTGATCGGGGTGGGCGCTCCCTGATATACGTCGGGAATCCAGGAATGGAAGGGGACCGCGCCGACTTTGAACAGCAGGCCGACCGACAGCAGCCCGACGCCTACCAATGCCATTGAGGTATCACTTTGTGCCGTAAGCGAATCGCGGATACCGGACAGGGTCAGCGTGCCGGTCGCACCGTAGAGCAATGCGACGCCGTAGAGGAAGAACGCCGACGAGAAGGCGCCCAGCAAAAAGTACTTCAACGCCGCTTCCTGCGACAGTAGCCGGCGGTGACGAGCGAGCCCGCACATCAAGTACAGCGGCAGGGACAAGACTTCGAGCGCCACGAACATCGTTAGTAGGTCGTTGGACGCGGAGAAGACCATCATGCCGCCGACCGACAGCGTCAGCAGCGGGAAGATCTCGGTTTGCGCGGCGCCGGCCCGTTCGGCCTCGTGCTCGGCCGCGCTGCCTGGCACCGCGGAAGCCTGCGGCGTAAAGGAATCCAGCCCGCCGCTGCCCGCGGCGACCGTCACCCTGTTCGGTGCGGCAGCCCGGTGCGCGCTGCGTTCGGCGATGAAGATGACCGCCAGCACGGCGACGAGCAGCACGGTGCCTTGTAGGAACAGCGCCGGTCGATCCACCGCTACCGACCCGAGCACTGCGCGGCGGCCGGACGCCGGAACCGACCTGGCCACCATGATGACCGTGATGAATGCGGCGATCAATCCGCCGACGGTGAGCGTCACCTGGGCGCCGTATCGCATGCGGCGAGGTAGGAACGCTTCGACCAGCACCCCCACGACAGCGACGCCGAAGACGATCAGCATCGGGCAGAGCAGGAAGTACTCAATGCTGGGGCTGGGCAAGGTCATTGGTGCGGTCCTTCGGCTGTCCGGGGAACTCCGGTGCTCACGGGTACGTGAGGCGCGGGATCATGCTGGCCGATGGTGGTCATGGTGTTCTCGACCGCGGGGTTGATGAGGTCGAGCATCGGTTTGGGGTAGACCCCCAGCACGAGCAGTAACGCGATCAGCGGTGCCACCACAATCATCTCGCGGGGCACCAGATCACCGATTCGTTCGTTGCCCTTGGCCACCGGCCCGGTCATCACCCGCTGGTAGAGCCACAGCATGTAGATGGCAGACAGAACCAGCGCGGTGACGCCGAACGCCGCGGCCAGCCAGTAGCGGTTGTAAGTGCCCAGCAGCACCAGGAATTCGCTGACGAACGGGGCCAGGCCAGGCAGCGACAGGGTTGCCATGGCCGAAACCAGGAACGTGCCGGCCAGAATCGGCGCCACCTTCTGCACACCGCCGTAGTCGGCGATCGACCGGCTGCCGTGGCGGGAAATCAGGAAGCCGGCGATCAGGAACACCGCCGCCGTGGACAGGCCGTGGTTGAGCATGTAGAGCGTCGACCCGCTCTGGCCCTGGGTGGTCATCACGAAGATGCCCGCGATGATGAACCCGAAGTGCGAGATCGAGGTGTAGGCGATCAGCCGCATGATGTCGGTCTGGCCGATGGCCACCACCGCACCGTAGATCACGCCGATGATGGCCAGCGTCACGATCAGCGGACGGAAATACGTTGACGCGTCAGGGAATAACTGCAGGCAGTAACGCAGCATACCGAAGGTGCCGACCTTGTCCATCACCGCCATCATCAGCACCGCGGTCGCGGGTGTGGACTCGACCGCGGCGTCGGGCAGCCAGCGGTGGAAGGGCCACAGCGGCGCCTTGACGGCGAACGCGAACATGAACCCCAGGAACAGCGCCTTGAACACCGCCGGGTCGATGCCGTAGCGGCCCGAGGCAACACCGGCCACGATCTCGCGGAAGTCGAAGGTTCCCGGACCATGCTGC
Proteins encoded in this window:
- a CDS encoding PPE family protein, which produces MNFSVLPPEINSLRMFSGAGSAPMLQAATAWDGLSAELGSAASSFSSVTFGLAGQAWQGPAAQAMAAAAAPYAGWLNVAAARAAGAADQANAVASVFDAARTAMVRPVVVAANRNEFVQLVMSNLFGQNAPAIAAAEAEYEGMWASAVATMAGYHSGVSVIAGQLASWRGALQGVAGQVGGAVSASPIGAAAAAVGSTVAASPVAAAAASILPAINTGFGNTGAWNVGIGNIGNYNLGSGNHGDLNFGSGNYGNANLGSGNVANGNLGSGNRGFFNLGNGNFGSLNLGNGNRGDLNFGSGNTGPVDGNRNFGFGNWGNANLGSGNHSSNNFGFGNWGPMNMGSGNHGSYNIGFGNFGSKNLGFGNHGNNNIGFGLTGDNQVGIGGLNSGIGNIGFGNSGNNNIGLFNSGDNNFGFFNSGSGNFGFANSGNINTGFWNAGNWNTGAGNGGNLDFGFGNGGIKDVGFGNGGSDNMGFFNSGDFNTGDFNSGGGTFGTSAGNSGSFNSSPNNTGFFNSGATNTGLFNAGSVNTGFGSSIDQPGSVSGFNNTGTDVSGFNNTGPATSGFQNTNTGLGLNSGIGNSGDGDAGWFNSGTINSGWFNKGTNDFGLAHSGELVSGIANAGMFSSGFFNTGDNQSGFLHAILPTVALPALPHLSVPAISIPGINTGFGNTGSWNLGMGNIGDFNPGSGNTGDFNFGSGNTGGFNVGSGNFGNANLGSGNRGFFNLGSGNLGTANFGIGNFGDLNLGFGNLNNGNVGFGNFGAGNVGSANRGSFNFGGGNFGSSNVGSGNHGSHNLGFGNLGNNNFGFGNHGNNNIGFGLTGDNMIGIGGLNAGANNIGFGNSGNNNIGFFNSGDNNVGFFNSGNANYGFANSGSVDTGFWNTGSHNTGFGNGSDSNFGFGNAGRFNVGAGNSGLDNMGFGNSGTRNTGSFNSFAGDGVNTGWFNSGNENTGWFNSGDLNTGLFNAGSVNTGFGSSIDQPGTVSGFGNTGTNMSGFYNSGTDTSGFQNSTGGAYVSGVQNTGNGALAGFFNTGIANTGIANSGSDNAGVGNSGSDNSGVQNSGTFSSGGFNTGDSQSGFFH
- a CDS encoding MFS transporter; protein product: MTPRQRMTVVATGLGIFMVFVDINIVNVALPSIQAVYKTGEQGLQWAVAGYSLGMAAVLMSCALLGDRYGRRRGFFIGLGVFAAASMICAVPVSLGILTVARVVQGVGAAFISVLSLALLSHAFPDPGMKARAIAGWMAIGCIGAGSAPALGGILVEEMGWRSVFAVNVPLGAAVWLLTRLSVTESKDPDPTQLDWPGQLMFAPAVALLAYAIIEAPRADRQPGLMVILLSVAFVLLWFFVQHERRAVFPLIDLQLFTHPVYRSALVVYFVVMSCYFGTLMVITQHFQNVRGFTPLQAGLLMLPVPVGFGIASLLAGRAVESWGPRLPVLICLAAMIVGLALFGIAIGRVMPVVVAGLALFGAGAGGCATPLLHIAMTEVDDHRAGMAAGLINLQRSLGSIFGVALLGSILAGWLSVALPERLDDVISDPAERASVLSSVVDGANPRAHAAEIGPGHPTTSQQEQTIVRVADKEFIRGVQLAVAGAAVLLSAALVLGVRRFPSGHRTVKR
- the nuoN gene encoding NADH-quinone oxidoreductase subunit NuoN; amino-acid sequence: MTLPSPSIEYFLLCPMLIVFGVAVVGVLVEAFLPRRMRYGAQVTLTVGGLIAAFITVIMVARSVPASGRRAVLGSVAVDRPALFLQGTVLLVAVLAVIFIAERSAHRAAAPNRVTVAAGSGGLDSFTPQASAVPGSAAEHEAERAGAAQTEIFPLLTLSVGGMMVFSASNDLLTMFVALEVLSLPLYLMCGLARHRRLLSQEAALKYFLLGAFSSAFFLYGVALLYGATGTLTLSGIRDSLTAQSDTSMALVGVGLLSVGLLFKVGAVPFHSWIPDVYQGAPTPITGFMAAATKVAAFGALLRVVYVALPPLHDQWRPVLWAISILTMAVATITAVNQTDVKRMLAYSSVAHVGFILTGVIADNQAGLSATLFYLVAYSFSTVGAFAIVGLIRNTEGVEDANLSHWAGLGQRSPIVGVMLSMFLLAFAGIPLTSGFISKFAVFRAAAQGGAVPLVIIGVIASGVAAYFYVRVIVLMFFTEGTHDTPQVVAPGVLSKAAIAICALVTVVLGIFPQPVLDLAEQAAQLLH
- a CDS encoding NADH-quinone oxidoreductase subunit M; the protein is MSNFAWLSTLWLVPLAGSVLIILLPPGLRRLAKWTGVIVSVATLAVSVVVATGFKPGGEPFQFVEKHSWIPAFGAGYTLGVDGIAVVLVLLTTVLIPLLLVAGWNDGDGGDPQRPASPSLRSSRSGERTRGVHAYVALTLAIESMVLISLVALDVLLFYVFFEAMLIPMYFLIGGFGQGPGRSRAAVKFLLYNLFGGLIMLAAVIGLYVVTAQHGPGTFDFREIVAGVASGRYGIDPAVFKALFLGFMFAFAVKAPLWPFHRWLPDAAVESTPATAVLMMAVMDKVGTFGMLRYCLQLFPDASTYFRPLIVTLAIIGVIYGAVVAIGQTDIMRLIAYTSISHFGFIIAGIFVMTTQGQSGSTLYMLNHGLSTAAVFLIAGFLISRHGSRSIADYGGVQKVAPILAGTFLVSAMATLSLPGLAPFVSEFLVLLGTYNRYWLAAAFGVTALVLSAIYMLWLYQRVMTGPVAKGNERIGDLVPREMIVVAPLIALLLVLGVYPKPMLDLINPAVENTMTTIGQHDPAPHVPVSTGVPRTAEGPHQ